A genomic stretch from Thermomonospora umbrina includes:
- a CDS encoding phosphoribosyltransferase, protein MRLPFIDRSEAGRVLAEMLVPRGLDEPLVLALPRGGVPVAVEVARRLGGADRPAPMDVLVTRKIGYPYQPELGVGAIAEGGEPVFDRGLLDRLALSEEDLAETVALERAELARRMRVYRGERPLPEPAGRTVVVVDDGLATGGTARAALRAVRARGPRELLLAVPVGAVETVEALRAEADDVVVCATPAGFRAVGQWYREFDQLTDADVTAALGGGTGS, encoded by the coding sequence GTGCGTCTTCCGTTCATCGACCGGTCGGAGGCGGGTCGGGTGCTCGCCGAGATGTTGGTCCCCCGGGGGCTCGACGAGCCGCTGGTGTTGGCGCTGCCGCGCGGTGGGGTGCCGGTGGCGGTGGAGGTGGCGCGCAGGCTCGGGGGAGCGGATCGGCCGGCGCCGATGGACGTGTTGGTGACCCGCAAGATCGGTTACCCGTACCAGCCGGAGTTGGGTGTGGGGGCCATCGCCGAGGGGGGCGAGCCGGTGTTCGACCGGGGGCTGCTCGACCGGCTGGCGCTGTCCGAGGAGGACCTGGCCGAGACCGTGGCCTTGGAACGTGCCGAGCTGGCCCGCCGCATGCGCGTGTACCGCGGGGAGCGGCCGCTGCCCGAGCCGGCGGGGCGCACGGTGGTCGTCGTCGACGACGGACTGGCCACGGGCGGCACGGCGCGGGCGGCGCTGCGGGCGGTCCGGGCCCGTGGGCCCCGCGAGCTGTTGCTGGCGGTGCCGGTGGGGGCCGTCGAGACCGTCGAGGCGTTGCGCGCGGAGGCCGATGACGTCGTGGTGTGCGCGACACCCGCCGGGTTCCGGGCGGTGGGGCAGTGGTACCGGGAGTTCGATCAGCTCACCGACGCCGACGTGACGGCGGCGCTGGGAGGGGGGACGGGCTCATGA
- the rsgA gene encoding ribosome small subunit-dependent GTPase A, which yields MPALASGFTLPGLGWDGGRAADFTAHSDSGRLAGRVARVDKSACTVLTEQGELRVEYGDEVPCVGDWVAVRLGAPGTDPRLDAVLPRRTAIVRGGVGRGSRSGLSGDSSGHVLAANVDVVYIAEPAAPECDLGRIERLLALAWESGAQPVVLITKADLATALPELLDAVTAAAPGADVHPVSSLEGTGLEPVRLPAGRTAVLLGPSGAGKSTLVNALAGAPVMDTQQVRAADGRGRHTTTHRELHVLDGGGLVIDTPGLRRIGLTDDAAEGLAQTFADIEELAADCRFADCAHDAEPGCAVLAAVESGDLPERRLVSWHKLRREAAWMAGRGDARLRAEQTRKWKVIHKEMRRTGRNRP from the coding sequence GTGCCTGCATTGGCCTCCGGTTTCACCTTGCCCGGCCTCGGCTGGGACGGCGGTCGCGCCGCCGATTTCACCGCTCACTCCGACTCCGGCCGTCTCGCGGGCCGGGTCGCCCGCGTCGACAAGAGCGCCTGCACGGTCCTGACCGAGCAGGGGGAGCTGCGCGTCGAGTACGGCGACGAGGTCCCCTGCGTGGGGGACTGGGTCGCCGTCCGACTCGGGGCCCCCGGCACGGACCCGCGGCTGGACGCCGTCCTGCCGCGCCGCACCGCCATCGTCCGCGGCGGCGTGGGCCGCGGATCCCGTTCCGGCCTGTCGGGCGACTCGTCGGGCCACGTGCTGGCCGCCAACGTCGACGTCGTCTACATCGCCGAGCCCGCCGCCCCGGAGTGCGATCTGGGGCGGATCGAACGGTTGCTCGCGCTGGCCTGGGAGAGCGGCGCGCAGCCGGTCGTCCTCATCACCAAGGCCGATCTCGCCACCGCGCTGCCCGAGCTGCTCGACGCCGTCACCGCCGCCGCGCCCGGCGCCGACGTGCATCCCGTCTCCTCGCTGGAGGGCACCGGGCTGGAGCCCGTACGCCTCCCGGCGGGGCGCACGGCCGTGCTGCTCGGCCCGTCGGGCGCGGGGAAGTCCACCCTGGTCAACGCCCTCGCCGGCGCCCCGGTGATGGACACGCAACAGGTCCGCGCCGCCGACGGCCGGGGCCGGCACACCACCACGCACCGCGAGCTGCACGTGCTCGACGGCGGCGGGCTGGTCATCGACACCCCGGGACTGCGACGGATCGGGCTCACCGACGACGCCGCCGAGGGCCTGGCCCAGACGTTCGCCGACATCGAGGAGCTGGCGGCCGACTGCCGGTTCGCCGACTGCGCGCACGACGCCGAGCCCGGCTGCGCGGTACTGGCCGCCGTGGAGTCCGGCGACCTGCCCGAACGCCGCCTGGTCAGTTGGCACAAGCTGCGCCGGGAGGCGGCCTGGATGGCCGGCCGCGGCGACGCCAGGCTGCGGGCCGAACAGACCCGCAAGTGGAAGGTCATCCACAAGGAGATGCGCCGCACGGGCCGCAACCGCCCCTGA
- a CDS encoding SDR family oxidoreductase has translation MAGTDEGGPRCLVTGATGYIGGRLVPVLLDAGHRVRCLARTPAKLRDHPWAGSVEVVRGDVTDADSVRAAMRDVDVAYHLVHALGSGGDFEEIDRRAAQIFAEEAAAAGVRRLVHLGGLLPAHVPEHELSPHLRSRAEVGRILLESGVPTAVLRAAVVIGSGSASFEMLRYLTERLPLMVTPSWVRTAAQPVAVRDVLRYLAGCADLAADVHRVFDIGGPEVLTYREMMVRYAAVAGLPRRLILPVPMLTPRLSSLWIGLVTPVPAMIARPLAESLRHEVTCREHDIARYVPDPPGGLVPFDEAVRLALRRVRDAAVATRWSSVSVPGAPSDPLPTDPGWAGGSLYVDRREAPVNAPPEALWKIIEGIGGEHGWYSFALAWGLRGGLDRLAGGVGLRRGRRDAHRLRVGDTLDFWRVEEIEPGRLLRLRAEMRLPGAAWLELVVARGPDGGLVYRQRAVFHPHGLLGQAYWWGIAPMHALIFGGMARNIARAAERTTG, from the coding sequence ATGGCCGGAACGGACGAGGGCGGGCCCCGCTGCCTGGTCACCGGTGCCACCGGCTACATCGGCGGCCGGCTCGTTCCGGTGCTGCTGGACGCCGGGCACCGGGTGCGGTGTCTCGCCCGGACACCGGCCAAGCTCCGCGACCACCCTTGGGCGGGCTCCGTGGAGGTCGTGCGCGGCGACGTGACCGACGCCGACTCCGTACGGGCGGCGATGCGGGACGTCGACGTCGCGTACCACCTGGTCCACGCCCTCGGCTCCGGCGGGGACTTCGAGGAGATCGACCGCCGGGCCGCCCAGATCTTCGCCGAGGAGGCCGCGGCGGCGGGCGTCCGGCGGCTCGTCCATCTCGGCGGCCTGCTCCCGGCCCACGTGCCCGAACACGAGTTGTCGCCGCATCTGCGGTCCCGGGCCGAGGTGGGCCGCATCCTGCTGGAGTCGGGGGTCCCGACGGCGGTGCTGCGGGCCGCCGTGGTGATCGGATCGGGGTCGGCGTCGTTCGAGATGCTCCGCTATCTCACCGAGCGCCTGCCGCTGATGGTCACGCCGAGTTGGGTGCGCACCGCCGCGCAGCCCGTGGCCGTCCGGGACGTGCTGCGGTATCTCGCGGGCTGCGCGGACCTGGCCGCCGACGTGCACCGCGTCTTCGACATCGGCGGCCCGGAGGTCCTGACCTACCGCGAGATGATGGTGCGGTACGCGGCCGTGGCGGGGCTGCCCCGTCGGCTCATCCTGCCGGTCCCGATGCTGACCCCGCGCCTGTCGAGCCTGTGGATCGGCCTGGTGACCCCCGTGCCGGCGATGATCGCACGGCCCTTGGCCGAGTCGCTCCGGCACGAGGTGACCTGCCGCGAACACGACATCGCCCGGTACGTGCCCGACCCTCCGGGCGGTCTGGTCCCGTTCGACGAGGCCGTTCGGCTGGCGCTGCGGCGCGTGCGGGACGCCGCCGTCGCCACCCGCTGGTCGTCCGTGTCGGTGCCCGGGGCGCCCAGCGATCCGCTGCCCACCGACCCCGGCTGGGCGGGCGGCAGCCTGTACGTCGACCGGCGGGAGGCGCCGGTGAACGCCCCGCCCGAGGCGCTGTGGAAGATCATCGAGGGCATCGGCGGCGAGCACGGCTGGTACTCCTTCGCCCTCGCGTGGGGCCTGCGCGGTGGGCTGGACCGGCTGGCCGGGGGAGTCGGGCTGCGCCGGGGCAGGCGCGACGCGCACCGCCTGCGGGTGGGCGACACCCTCGACTTCTGGCGCGTCGAGGAGATCGAGCCGGGGCGGCTGCTGCGGCTGCGCGCGGAGATGCGCCTTCCGGGGGCGGCCTGGCTGGAGCTGGTCGTCGCCCGGGGCCCCGACGGCGGGCTCGTGTACCGGCAGCGTGCCGTGTTCCATCCGCACGGGCTGCTCGGTCAGGCGTACTGGTGGGGGATCGCGCCGATGCACGCACTGATCTTCGGCGGGATGGCGCGCAACATCGCCCGCGCGGCCGAACGAACGACGGGGTGA
- a CDS encoding phosphotriesterase family protein, giving the protein MTPRETGLLRTVTGSLPVSAITGNVLAHEHLQLDLRWPDRRLVAVPSDPRRWLDEEQAVTAELGALRTGRDLSLVVDLTCQGMGRNAAMLSRISAGARVAVVAGTGYFTEPFHPQFVAEADEDRLTERIMAEIGFGMDGTSSLPGVIGEIGSWGAVPTEAEERCLRAAARAGLESGLAVATYGRAGLALLEILTSAGLPADRVAVGHQDLVDDPGAHRKIAETGAYVSFGSLVRAGADPAALGTSVRLVLELLEAGHGDRLLLSSGVSRMTQVNRYGGSGYGYLFDVFLPGLRGAGVDDDTLRVLLHDNPLRWLAGAAS; this is encoded by the coding sequence ATGACCCCTCGTGAGACCGGTCTGCTGCGCACCGTGACCGGAAGCCTCCCGGTGTCCGCCATCACCGGGAACGTGCTCGCCCACGAGCACCTGCAACTCGATCTCCGCTGGCCCGACCGCCGGCTGGTCGCCGTCCCCTCCGACCCCCGCCGCTGGCTGGACGAGGAGCAGGCGGTCACCGCCGAGCTGGGCGCGCTGCGCACGGGCCGCGACCTCTCCCTCGTCGTCGACCTCACCTGCCAGGGCATGGGCCGCAACGCCGCGATGCTCTCGCGCATCAGCGCGGGCGCGCGGGTCGCGGTGGTGGCCGGCACCGGCTACTTCACCGAGCCGTTCCACCCGCAGTTCGTGGCCGAGGCCGACGAGGACCGGCTCACCGAGCGGATCATGGCCGAGATCGGCTTCGGCATGGACGGCACCAGCTCGCTGCCCGGCGTGATCGGCGAGATCGGCTCCTGGGGGGCGGTGCCCACCGAGGCCGAGGAGCGCTGCCTGCGGGCCGCGGCGCGGGCCGGGCTGGAGTCGGGGCTGGCGGTCGCCACCTACGGCCGCGCCGGGCTGGCGCTGCTGGAGATCCTCACCTCCGCCGGGCTGCCCGCCGACCGGGTCGCGGTCGGTCACCAGGACCTGGTGGACGACCCGGGCGCGCATCGCAAGATCGCCGAGACCGGCGCCTACGTCTCGTTCGGCTCGCTGGTCCGCGCCGGCGCCGACCCCGCCGCCCTGGGCACCTCGGTGCGTCTGGTGCTGGAGCTGCTGGAGGCCGGGCACGGCGACCGGCTGCTGCTCAGTAGCGGCGTCTCCCGGATGACCCAGGTCAACCGGTACGGCGGCAGCGGCTACGGCTACCTGTTCGACGTGTTCCTGCCCGGGCTGCGCGGCGCCGGGGTCGACGACGACACCCTGCGCGTCCTGCTGCACGACAACCCGCTGCGCTGGCTCGCCGGCGCCGCGTCCTGA
- a CDS encoding YihY/virulence factor BrkB family protein: protein MTTASGTGDVVNAPATEESASRASSARRILWRLVKGTAVGAFRYRVTGLAAEAAFFALLSMPPLVIGLIGTMGHLRGALAGETVTEVRAWLIRQSHTFLAEPAVDSVVVPLIDEVIRGGRVDLISLSFLLSLWAGSRAANVYVDTITIAYGLSGVRGVIRTRLRAFLLYLIGLTVLIIVIPMLVAGPAMVREALPEGAEIVRLLYWPVLVTLSILFLATLYHVSVPVRTAWWRAVPGAVLALAIWILGSVVLRVYLAGSLSGVSVYGSLGAPIAILAWLYVAALAVLIGAALNAEIDRMWPSVDTARARAALASGRPGTEG from the coding sequence GTGACCACCGCCTCGGGTACGGGTGACGTCGTGAACGCCCCGGCCACCGAAGAATCGGCCTCACGGGCCTCCTCGGCGCGCCGAATCCTCTGGCGACTGGTCAAGGGGACCGCCGTGGGCGCGTTCCGCTATCGGGTCACCGGGCTGGCGGCCGAGGCGGCCTTCTTCGCGCTGCTGTCGATGCCGCCGCTGGTGATCGGGCTGATCGGCACCATGGGGCACCTGCGGGGCGCGCTCGCGGGGGAGACCGTCACCGAGGTCCGGGCCTGGCTGATCCGGCAGTCCCACACCTTCCTGGCCGAGCCCGCGGTGGACAGCGTGGTCGTCCCGCTGATCGACGAGGTGATCCGGGGCGGCCGGGTGGACCTGATCTCGTTGAGCTTCCTGCTGTCGCTGTGGGCGGGGTCGCGGGCGGCCAACGTGTACGTGGACACCATCACGATCGCCTACGGCCTGTCGGGGGTGCGCGGGGTGATCCGGACCCGGCTGCGGGCGTTCCTGCTCTACCTGATCGGGCTGACGGTGTTGATCATCGTGATCCCGATGCTGGTGGCCGGGCCCGCGATGGTCCGCGAGGCGCTGCCGGAGGGCGCCGAGATCGTCCGGCTGCTCTACTGGCCGGTCCTGGTGACGCTGTCCATCCTGTTCCTGGCGACGCTCTACCACGTCAGCGTGCCGGTGCGGACGGCCTGGTGGCGGGCGGTGCCGGGCGCGGTGCTGGCGCTGGCGATCTGGATCCTGGGCAGCGTCGTCCTGCGCGTCTACCTGGCGGGCTCGCTGTCCGGCGTGTCGGTGTACGGCTCGCTGGGCGCGCCCATCGCCATCCTCGCCTGGCTGTACGTGGCGGCTCTGGCGGTGCTCATCGGGGCGGCGCTGAACGCCGAGATCGACCGGATGTGGCCGAGCGTCGACACCGCCCGCGCCCGTGCCGCGCTCGCCTCCGGGCGACCGGGGACGGAAGGGTAA
- a CDS encoding nitrite/sulfite reductase: MPPSVKRKRGEGQWALGYHEPLNKNEENKKNDDGLNVRQRIIDVYSKAGFDSIDPADLRGRFRWFGLYTQRRPGIDGGKTGSLPDEELDDRYFMLRVRIDGGQLSPAQLRTIADIANRYARGTADVTDRQNIQYHWIAIEDVPAIWEALESVGLSTMEACGDTPRVIIGCPLAGIAEDEVIDGTPQIHDVHDRYIGTKEFSNLPRKFKSAISGCTAHCTVHEINDVAFVGTVNAEGVAGYQAFVGGGLSTNPMFAKSLGVFVKPEQVHEVWKAIISVFRDYGYRRLRHRARIKFLVNDWGAERFREVVEKEYLGYALPDGPEPAAPLPRRDHVGIHPQKDGNFYVGFAPRVGRVNGDLLNVIADLAEEYGSGRVRTTAEQKMVILDVPEERTRALADALAEHDLQVNPSTFRRQTMACTGIEFCKLAIVETKQRGMDLIEELEKRLPDFDQPLSININGCPNACARIQVADIGLKGQLVVDDNGAQVEGFQIHLGGRLGTTFGKKVRGLKTTADGLADYVERVVRTYDEQRGDGESFAEWVQRASDAELQ; the protein is encoded by the coding sequence GTGCCACCCAGCGTGAAGCGCAAGCGAGGCGAGGGCCAGTGGGCCCTCGGCTACCACGAGCCCCTCAACAAGAACGAAGAGAACAAGAAGAACGACGACGGCCTGAACGTCCGGCAGCGGATCATCGACGTCTACTCCAAGGCCGGCTTCGACTCGATCGACCCCGCCGACCTGCGGGGCCGGTTCCGCTGGTTCGGGCTGTACACCCAGCGCAGGCCGGGGATCGACGGCGGCAAGACGGGCTCGCTGCCCGACGAGGAGCTCGACGACCGCTACTTCATGCTGCGGGTGCGCATCGACGGCGGGCAGTTGAGCCCCGCCCAGCTCCGCACCATCGCCGACATCGCCAACCGGTACGCCCGGGGCACCGCCGACGTCACCGACCGGCAGAACATCCAGTACCACTGGATCGCGATCGAGGACGTCCCCGCCATCTGGGAGGCGCTGGAGTCCGTCGGGCTGTCGACCATGGAGGCCTGCGGCGACACCCCCCGCGTGATCATCGGCTGCCCGCTGGCCGGGATCGCCGAGGACGAGGTGATCGACGGCACCCCGCAGATCCACGACGTGCACGACCGCTACATCGGCACCAAGGAGTTCTCCAACCTGCCGCGCAAGTTCAAGTCGGCGATCTCCGGCTGCACGGCGCACTGCACCGTTCACGAGATCAACGACGTGGCCTTCGTCGGCACGGTGAACGCCGAGGGCGTGGCCGGCTACCAGGCGTTCGTCGGCGGCGGGCTGTCCACCAACCCGATGTTCGCCAAGAGCCTGGGCGTGTTCGTCAAGCCCGAGCAGGTCCACGAGGTCTGGAAGGCGATCATCTCGGTCTTCCGCGACTACGGGTACCGGCGGCTGCGGCACCGCGCCCGGATCAAGTTCCTGGTCAACGACTGGGGCGCGGAGCGGTTCCGCGAGGTGGTGGAGAAGGAGTACCTCGGGTACGCGCTGCCGGACGGCCCCGAGCCCGCCGCGCCGCTCCCCCGCCGCGACCACGTGGGGATCCACCCTCAGAAGGACGGCAACTTCTACGTGGGCTTCGCCCCGAGGGTCGGCCGCGTCAACGGCGACCTGCTGAACGTGATCGCCGACCTGGCCGAGGAGTACGGCTCCGGCCGCGTGCGGACCACCGCCGAGCAGAAGATGGTGATCCTGGACGTCCCCGAGGAGCGGACGCGGGCCCTCGCCGACGCGCTGGCCGAGCACGACCTCCAGGTGAACCCGTCGACGTTCCGGCGGCAGACGATGGCGTGCACCGGCATCGAGTTCTGCAAGCTCGCCATCGTCGAGACCAAGCAGCGCGGCATGGACCTGATCGAGGAGCTGGAGAAGCGGCTGCCCGACTTCGACCAGCCCCTGTCGATCAACATCAACGGCTGCCCGAACGCCTGCGCCCGCATCCAGGTCGCCGACATCGGCCTCAAGGGCCAGTTGGTCGTGGACGACAACGGCGCCCAGGTGGAGGGCTTCCAGATCCACCTCGGCGGTCGGCTCGGCACGACCTTCGGCAAGAAGGTCCGCGGCCTCAAGACCACCGCCGACGGGCTGGCCGACTACGTCGAGCGGGTCGTGCGGACCTACGACGAGCAGCGCGGCGACGGCGAGAGCTTCGCGGAGTGGGTCCAGCGGGCCTCCGACGCGGAGCTCCAGTGA
- a CDS encoding phosphoadenylyl-sulfate reductase, translating into MSPTTVLETPTDRPTLDLRDVAESAAEALKDASALEVIRWASATFGDRICLTSSMSDAALIHLVSKVKPGIDVLFVDTGYHFAETIGTRDAVEAVYPVNVINVMPTRTVEEQEAALGPRLNGRNPDLCCFLRKVEPLGRALEGYMAWFSGIRREETSSRRDRKVIEWDGKRGMVKVNPILNWTQQEMDDYISDNGILVNPLHYDDYPSIGCEPCTRRVAPGEDPRSGRWAGLGKSECGIHL; encoded by the coding sequence ATGTCCCCCACCACCGTTCTGGAGACCCCGACCGACAGACCGACCCTGGATCTGCGCGACGTCGCCGAGTCCGCGGCGGAGGCCCTGAAGGACGCCTCCGCGCTGGAGGTCATCCGCTGGGCCTCGGCCACCTTCGGCGACCGCATCTGCCTGACCTCCTCGATGTCGGACGCGGCGTTGATCCATCTGGTGTCCAAGGTGAAGCCCGGGATCGACGTGCTCTTCGTGGACACCGGCTACCACTTCGCGGAGACCATCGGCACGCGCGACGCCGTCGAGGCCGTGTACCCGGTGAACGTCATCAACGTGATGCCGACCCGCACTGTGGAGGAGCAGGAGGCCGCGCTCGGCCCCCGGCTGAACGGGCGCAACCCGGACCTGTGCTGCTTCCTGCGCAAGGTGGAGCCGCTCGGACGGGCGCTGGAGGGCTACATGGCCTGGTTCAGCGGCATCCGCCGCGAGGAGACCTCCAGCCGCCGCGACCGCAAGGTCATCGAGTGGGACGGCAAGCGCGGCATGGTCAAGGTCAACCCCATTCTCAACTGGACGCAGCAGGAGATGGACGACTACATCTCCGACAACGGGATCCTGGTGAACCCGCTGCACTACGACGACTACCCGTCCATCGGCTGCGAGCCCTGCACCCGGCGGGTGGCGCCGGGCGAGGACCCGCGCAGCGGCCGGTGGGCCGGGCTGGGCAAGTCCGAATGCGGCATCCACCTGTGA
- a CDS encoding sirohydrochlorin chelatase: MRHPPVTPARAAVPLVAVAHGSRDPRAAATVGALLDEAGARRPGLPVLTSFLDHAAPSPGAVLQGLPAESAVVLPLLLTAAYHSKIDIPAVLAGARTRRPRLDLRTAGTLGPHPLLVAALERRLAEAGVTPGDPGTAVVLVSAGSSDAAANATIGALARRWRTAGWWDVVPAFASAARPAPGDAVAALLDAGAPRVAVASYFLSPGHFADKVRREALAAGASAVSDVLGAAPEVAEVVLHRYDEALAGAREAAAV; encoded by the coding sequence ATGCGGCATCCACCTGTGACGCCGGCGCGGGCCGCGGTCCCGTTGGTCGCGGTGGCCCACGGTAGCCGCGACCCGCGGGCGGCGGCGACCGTGGGGGCGCTGCTGGACGAGGCGGGGGCGCGGCGGCCGGGGCTGCCGGTGCTGACCTCGTTCCTCGACCACGCCGCGCCCTCCCCCGGCGCGGTGCTGCAGGGGCTGCCCGCCGAGTCCGCGGTGGTGCTGCCGCTGCTGCTGACGGCGGCCTACCACAGCAAGATCGACATTCCGGCGGTGCTGGCGGGGGCGCGGACCCGGCGGCCCCGGCTGGACCTGCGCACCGCCGGGACGCTGGGGCCGCATCCGCTGCTGGTCGCCGCGCTGGAGCGGCGGCTGGCGGAGGCGGGTGTGACCCCGGGCGACCCGGGGACGGCCGTCGTGCTGGTGTCGGCGGGTTCCAGCGACGCCGCCGCCAACGCCACCATCGGGGCCCTGGCCCGACGGTGGCGGACCGCCGGCTGGTGGGACGTGGTGCCCGCGTTCGCCTCGGCCGCCCGACCGGCGCCGGGCGACGCGGTGGCGGCCCTGCTGGACGCGGGCGCGCCCCGGGTGGCGGTCGCCTCGTACTTCCTGTCGCCCGGTCATTTCGCCGACAAGGTACGGCGGGAGGCGCTGGCGGCGGGGGCCTCGGCGGTGTCCGACGTGCTCGGCGCCGCCCCCGAGGTGGCCGAAGTGGTCCTGCACCGCTACGACGAGGCGCTGGCCGGCGCACGCGAGGCCGCCGCGGTCTGA
- a CDS encoding DUF1707 SHOCT-like domain-containing protein translates to MSHSAPQPGPPKPPPRPHGPAMPAGPAGSVRASDAEREAVVELLRIASVEGRLTFAELTERCQAAYCAATRGELERVTSDLPGVGAPGADPAPRLETRRFSAVMGDARERVIGRIEEELNVLSVMGDLVLDLRDAQVPRGEVTIVATAVMGDVKIIVPDGVEVRMSGYGVMGDRRVRTRRPEPGCVVPVVHVRAQAVMGDIKIVDDEHDGRARRAFTSWWEDRKSRH, encoded by the coding sequence ATGAGTCACTCCGCCCCGCAGCCGGGTCCGCCGAAGCCGCCGCCGCGGCCCCACGGCCCCGCCATGCCCGCCGGCCCCGCCGGATCGGTGCGCGCCTCGGACGCCGAGCGCGAGGCCGTCGTGGAGTTGCTGCGGATCGCCTCCGTGGAGGGGCGGCTGACGTTCGCCGAGCTGACCGAGCGCTGTCAGGCGGCGTACTGCGCCGCCACGCGCGGGGAGCTGGAGCGGGTGACCTCGGACCTGCCGGGCGTGGGGGCCCCGGGCGCCGATCCCGCGCCGCGGCTGGAGACCCGACGCTTCTCCGCCGTCATGGGGGACGCCAGGGAACGCGTCATCGGCCGGATCGAGGAGGAGCTCAACGTCCTGTCGGTGATGGGCGACCTGGTGCTGGACCTGCGGGACGCCCAGGTGCCGCGCGGCGAGGTGACCATCGTCGCCACCGCGGTGATGGGCGACGTCAAGATCATCGTGCCGGACGGGGTGGAGGTCCGGATGAGCGGCTACGGGGTGATGGGCGACCGCCGCGTCCGCACCCGCCGTCCCGAGCCCGGCTGCGTCGTCCCGGTGGTCCACGTCCGCGCCCAGGCGGTGATGGGCGACATCAAGATCGTCGACGACGAGCACGACGGTCGCGCGCGCCGCGCGTTCACCTCGTGGTGGGAGGACCGCAAGTCCCGACACTGA
- a CDS encoding acyl-CoA dehydrogenase family protein has protein sequence MTHDVFNQVPPLEGHDLADDPALLDGLAREGAAWAATEVHELGRLAGTWQAQEWGRLANEHPPVLHTHDRYGHRVDEVEFHPAWHELMTVAVTRGLHGAPWADPREGAHVARAAKFYAWRVDAGHGCPISMTYAAVPALRREPELAARYEPLLTERAYDTGLRPPLSKSALLAGMSMTEKQGGSDVRANTTTATPQTDGSYRLVGHKWFTSAPMCDVFLTLAKAPGGLTCFLVPRVLPDGRLNPLRLMRLKDKLGNRSNASSEIEYDQALAWRVGEEGRGVRTIIEMVNLTRLDCLIGAAAGMRQGVITAAHHAAHRKAFGAYLADRPLMRNVLADLAVESEAATVLMMRLAGATDRSVRGDASETAFKRLGLAVGKYWVTKRWPAHAAESLECLGGNGYVEESGMPRLFRESPLNSIWEGSGNVAALDLLRAMAKEPETVEAFFNETDLAAGADTHLDEAVRRLKDSLTDPTDIESRARRIAERMALVLQASLLVRYGHPAVADAFCSSRLGGDWGHAYGTLAPGLDLSAIIERATPKLA, from the coding sequence ATGACGCACGACGTGTTCAACCAGGTCCCCCCGCTGGAAGGCCACGACCTCGCCGACGACCCGGCGCTGCTGGACGGCCTGGCCCGGGAGGGCGCCGCGTGGGCGGCGACCGAGGTCCACGAGCTGGGACGGCTCGCGGGCACCTGGCAGGCCCAGGAGTGGGGCCGGCTGGCCAACGAGCACCCGCCGGTGCTCCACACGCACGACCGCTACGGCCACCGCGTCGACGAGGTGGAGTTCCACCCCGCCTGGCACGAGCTGATGACCGTGGCCGTCACCCGCGGCCTGCACGGCGCCCCCTGGGCGGACCCCCGGGAGGGCGCGCACGTGGCGCGGGCCGCCAAGTTCTACGCATGGCGGGTCGACGCGGGCCACGGCTGCCCGATCTCCATGACGTACGCGGCCGTCCCCGCGCTCCGCCGCGAGCCCGAGCTGGCCGCCCGGTACGAGCCCCTCCTCACCGAACGAGCCTACGACACCGGGCTGCGGCCGCCGCTGAGCAAGTCGGCGCTGCTGGCGGGCATGTCGATGACCGAGAAGCAGGGCGGGTCCGACGTCCGCGCCAACACCACCACCGCCACACCCCAGACCGACGGCTCGTACCGGCTCGTCGGGCACAAGTGGTTCACCAGCGCGCCGATGTGCGACGTCTTCCTCACCCTGGCGAAGGCGCCCGGCGGGCTCACCTGTTTCCTGGTCCCGCGCGTCCTGCCGGACGGGAGGCTCAACCCGCTGCGGCTGATGCGGCTCAAGGACAAGCTCGGCAACCGTTCCAACGCCTCCTCCGAGATCGAGTACGACCAGGCGCTGGCCTGGCGCGTCGGCGAGGAGGGCCGCGGGGTCCGCACCATCATCGAGATGGTCAACCTCACCCGGTTGGACTGCCTCATCGGCGCCGCCGCCGGAATGCGGCAGGGCGTCATCACCGCCGCCCACCACGCCGCCCACCGCAAGGCGTTCGGGGCCTACCTCGCCGACCGACCGCTGATGCGCAACGTCCTCGCCGACCTGGCCGTCGAGTCCGAGGCCGCCACCGTCCTCATGATGCGCCTGGCGGGCGCCACCGACCGCTCGGTACGGGGCGACGCCTCCGAGACCGCCTTCAAGCGCCTCGGCCTGGCCGTCGGCAAGTACTGGGTCACCAAGCGCTGGCCCGCCCACGCCGCCGAGTCCCTGGAGTGCCTGGGCGGCAACGGCTACGTGGAGGAGTCCGGCATGCCCCGCCTCTTCCGCGAGTCCCCCCTCAACTCCATCTGGGAGGGCTCCGGCAACGTCGCCGCTCTGGATCTCCTACGGGCCATGGCCAAGGAGCCCGAGACCGTCGAGGCGTTCTTCAACGAGACCGACCTCGCCGCCGGGGCCGACACGCACCTCGACGAGGCCGTCCGCCGGCTCAAGGACTCGCTCACCGACCCCACCGACATCGAGTCCCGAGCCCGCCGCATCGCCGAGCGCATGGCCCTCGTCCTCCAGGCATCTCTGCTGGTCAGATACGGCCACCCGGCCGTCGCCGACGCCTTCTGCAGCTCCCGCCTCGGCGGGGACTGGGGCCACGCCTACGGCACCCTCGCCCCCGGACTCGACCTGTCCGCCATCATCGAACGCGCAACCCCGAAGCTCGCCTGA